One Maribacter cobaltidurans genomic window carries:
- a CDS encoding RNA polymerase sigma factor, protein MQLDLLVEKFQKKDASAFETLYGMYAQNICGVINTIVKNEGRSQEICQDVFVKIWNNSDSYNASKGRFFTWILNIARNAAIDEIRSRSYKNEKKNLSADYFVSVLESKEDESNATIDTKGLKKLVQSLKKKCVQIIELLYFRGYTQKEAAEELAIPVGTVKTRNRSCISKLRENMEVK, encoded by the coding sequence ATGCAATTAGACCTATTAGTCGAAAAATTTCAAAAGAAGGATGCTTCCGCTTTTGAAACACTTTATGGTATGTATGCGCAAAATATTTGCGGAGTCATTAATACGATTGTTAAGAACGAAGGTCGCTCCCAAGAAATCTGTCAGGATGTTTTCGTGAAAATTTGGAATAATTCCGATAGCTATAATGCATCAAAAGGAAGGTTTTTTACTTGGATTTTAAATATTGCCAGGAATGCGGCCATCGATGAAATACGTAGTAGGTCGTATAAAAATGAAAAAAAGAACCTTTCCGCAGACTACTTCGTAAGTGTTTTGGAAAGTAAGGAGGACGAAAGTAATGCTACTATAGATACAAAAGGTCTTAAAAAGTTGGTACAAAGTCTAAAGAAAAAATGTGTTCAAATCATAGAACTGCTTTATTTTAGGGGATATACCCAAAAAGAAGCTGCCGAGGAATTGGCCATACCAGTAGGAACCGTAAAAACAAGGAATAGAAGCTGTATCTCCAAACTCAGGGAAAACATGGAAGTAAAATAA
- a CDS encoding DUF2490 domain-containing protein produces the protein MRRLLIVVLGIVVTSALGQDNGQDKLGSWHMYFGTNQIADKWSIHTEAQLRYFEQAKNFNQLLLRTGLNYHIDDNAIATVGYAYILTDPTFEGNENLVNKISENRIFQQFILKNKVWELLFEHRYRLEQRFITLENKNSPFFDERVEHRARYRLQMTVPLTDILFLNFYDELFINLQNEAFDQNRLYAAVGLNVTNNLSVQAGYLKNHFRTINYDRLQVAVFYNPDLRKLFK, from the coding sequence ATGAGGAGATTACTAATTGTTGTATTGGGTATTGTTGTGACTTCGGCCTTGGGCCAAGATAATGGGCAAGACAAACTGGGAAGTTGGCATATGTATTTTGGCACCAATCAGATTGCGGACAAGTGGAGCATCCATACAGAAGCACAGCTTAGATATTTTGAACAGGCAAAAAACTTCAATCAATTGTTACTACGGACCGGACTCAATTATCACATTGATGACAATGCCATTGCTACCGTAGGGTATGCCTACATTCTTACCGACCCCACTTTTGAGGGCAACGAGAATTTGGTGAACAAAATTTCTGAGAATAGAATATTTCAGCAATTTATTCTTAAAAACAAGGTTTGGGAATTGTTATTCGAACATCGCTATAGATTGGAACAACGTTTTATAACCCTTGAAAATAAAAATAGTCCTTTTTTTGATGAAAGAGTTGAACACCGTGCCCGCTATCGGTTACAGATGACAGTACCTCTAACGGACATTCTTTTTTTGAATTTCTACGATGAACTTTTTATAAATCTACAGAACGAAGCCTTTGATCAAAACCGATTGTATGCAGCAGTCGGACTCAATGTAACCAATAACCTAAGCGTTCAAGCCGGATATCTTAAAAATCATTTTAGGACAATCAATTATGATCGATTACAGGTGGCCGTTTTTTATAATCCCGACTTGCGCAAGCTATTTAAATAG
- a CDS encoding glycosyltransferase: MISIIIPAHKEAENIDFLVRKLSGLKKKEHFEILVALSPESQANFCNETLENAIVLQCHKKGRASQMNEAARTAKGDVLAFLHADVRPPETFLLDIRRTMEEEYDAGFFSYRFDKESLPLRINSYFTGKNGIFTGGGDQCLFIKTELFNRLGQFDETQVVMEDFEFFKRIKKHGLRYKIVKNNLIVSARKYDSNSYLRVNLSNLLLVVLFKMGYSSQKLKTLHDKLIKTPYNS; this comes from the coding sequence ATGATCAGTATAATTATCCCAGCACATAAGGAAGCAGAGAATATTGACTTTTTAGTTCGAAAACTATCAGGTTTAAAGAAGAAGGAACACTTTGAAATATTGGTGGCGCTTTCTCCGGAAAGCCAGGCCAATTTTTGCAATGAAACCCTTGAAAATGCTATTGTTCTCCAGTGTCATAAGAAGGGTAGGGCATCACAGATGAACGAAGCGGCCAGAACAGCGAAGGGAGATGTCTTGGCATTTTTACATGCCGATGTAAGACCGCCTGAAACGTTTTTACTCGATATTAGAAGAACTATGGAGGAAGAATATGATGCCGGATTCTTTTCGTATAGGTTTGACAAGGAAAGCCTGCCCTTGCGCATCAATTCCTATTTCACCGGCAAGAACGGTATTTTTACGGGGGGCGGTGACCAATGCCTTTTTATCAAGACAGAACTCTTCAATAGATTGGGACAATTTGATGAAACCCAAGTAGTGATGGAGGACTTTGAGTTTTTTAAACGCATAAAAAAGCATGGACTTAGATATAAAATTGTAAAAAACAACCTTATTGTATCCGCTAGAAAATACGATTCCAATTCCTATTTAAGAGTGAACCTGTCCAATTTACTGCTGGTTGTACTATTTAAAATGGGATATTCTAGCCAAAAATTAAAGACCCTGCATGATAAACTCATCAAAACACCCTATAACTCCTGA
- a CDS encoding DUF547 domain-containing protein, translating into MIRLKYLYSLLIILFLGFNEGNVQAQSPKEKIDFNELSEQFLHRIKNNESTQEIQDILSSTTIDVLEKTLDTNDKKLAFWVNIYNAYIQVILQKNPDLYQDRSEFFKKDQIPIAGETISFEKIEHGIIRKSQWEYGLGFVGKIFPGEFEKRLRVDEPDYRIHFALNCGALDCPPVAIYEWERLDQQFKKGTAQYLKRTTDYNAAEKKVMVTALFSWFRGDFGGVDGVKDILKDQNLIPTTKGIDIDYKNYDWTLKLDNFVNL; encoded by the coding sequence ATGATTCGATTAAAATATTTATATAGTTTATTGATAATCCTATTTTTAGGATTTAATGAGGGTAACGTACAGGCCCAATCCCCAAAAGAGAAAATTGATTTCAACGAACTTTCAGAGCAGTTTCTCCATAGAATAAAAAACAATGAAAGTACCCAAGAAATTCAGGACATTTTATCAAGCACCACTATTGATGTACTGGAAAAAACGTTGGATACGAACGACAAAAAATTGGCCTTTTGGGTAAACATCTACAATGCCTATATCCAAGTAATCCTTCAAAAAAATCCGGATTTGTACCAAGATCGAAGCGAATTCTTTAAAAAAGATCAAATTCCCATTGCTGGGGAAACGATATCCTTTGAAAAAATTGAGCACGGTATCATTAGAAAATCCCAATGGGAGTATGGATTGGGATTTGTTGGAAAAATTTTTCCGGGCGAATTTGAAAAAAGACTACGAGTTGATGAACCGGATTATCGTATTCATTTTGCCCTCAATTGTGGTGCGTTGGACTGTCCGCCGGTGGCCATTTACGAATGGGAGCGATTGGACCAGCAATTTAAGAAGGGAACCGCTCAGTACCTTAAACGAACCACGGACTACAATGCAGCTGAGAAAAAGGTAATGGTTACGGCTCTTTTTAGTTGGTTTAGAGGAGATTTTGGCGGGGTTGACGGAGTAAAGGATATCCTGAAGGACCAAAATCTTATCCCTACCACAAAAGGCATCGATATTGATTATAAAAATTATGATTGGACCTTGAAATTGGATAATTTTGTGAACCTCTAA
- a CDS encoding superoxide dismutase family protein, with amino-acid sequence MKRVIKFPLAALALIAVINCKEVKKESNEAADEMEETMEEMTQEEEVETVKFMMEPKSDSGVQGEVTFTEEDGEVKMMATFSGLSEGEHAIHIHQTADCSAADGTSAGGHWNPTNEPHGKWGSSEGYHKGDIGNFTADADGNATVEFSTSEWCMGCDDENKNIIGKAVIVHQGADDFTSQPSGAAGARVSCTGIIQ; translated from the coding sequence ATGAAAAGAGTAATAAAATTTCCCTTGGCCGCACTGGCTTTAATTGCGGTCATAAATTGTAAAGAAGTAAAAAAAGAGTCCAATGAAGCTGCCGATGAAATGGAAGAGACCATGGAGGAAATGACTCAAGAGGAAGAAGTGGAAACCGTTAAATTTATGATGGAGCCCAAGAGCGATAGCGGTGTTCAAGGTGAAGTGACCTTTACCGAAGAGGATGGTGAAGTTAAAATGATGGCAACCTTCTCCGGTCTGTCAGAAGGAGAACATGCCATTCATATTCACCAAACCGCAGATTGTTCCGCTGCAGATGGAACATCGGCCGGGGGACACTGGAATCCAACCAATGAACCACATGGTAAATGGGGGTCTAGCGAAGGATATCATAAAGGTGATATTGGTAATTTTACCGCAGATGCTGATGGCAATGCCACAGTTGAATTTTCAACCTCAGAATGGTGTATGGGTTGTGATGACGAAAACAAAAACATTATAGGCAAGGCCGTAATCGTGCACCAAGGAGCAGACGATTTCACTAGTCAGCCAAGTGGCGCCGCAGGGGCCCGTGTAAGTTGTACCGGCATTATTCAATAG
- a CDS encoding methyltransferase domain-containing protein, which translates to MDEKTYWDQRYEAKETGWNIGHPSTPIMEFADQLNDKQMTILIPGAGNAYEAEYLYRQGFKNVHVLDISEVPLESFKKRNPQFPEAQLLNEDFFTHKGQYDLILEQTFFCSFVPTNENRSNYAKQMHRLLKPKGILAGVWFNFPLTGNMEKRPFGGNKDLYLNYLEPYFKTITFEPCYNSIPPRQGNELFGIFEKK; encoded by the coding sequence ATGGATGAAAAGACCTATTGGGACCAACGCTATGAGGCCAAAGAAACGGGATGGAACATTGGCCATCCTTCCACCCCTATAATGGAATTTGCCGATCAACTGAACGATAAACAAATGACCATTCTCATACCCGGTGCAGGCAATGCCTATGAAGCCGAATATCTGTATCGGCAAGGATTTAAAAATGTTCATGTATTGGATATTTCTGAAGTGCCACTGGAAAGTTTTAAAAAAAGAAATCCTCAATTTCCCGAAGCTCAGCTTTTAAACGAGGATTTTTTTACACACAAGGGACAATATGATTTGATCTTGGAGCAGACCTTCTTTTGCTCGTTTGTTCCTACCAATGAGAACCGAAGCAATTACGCGAAGCAAATGCATCGATTGCTAAAACCCAAAGGAATTTTGGCCGGGGTCTGGTTTAATTTTCCCCTGACGGGCAATATGGAAAAACGACCTTTTGGCGGAAATAAGGATCTGTACCTCAACTATTTGGAACCTTATTTTAAAACCATCACTTTTGAACCCTGTTACAACTCCATTCCCCCAAGACAGGGCAACGAGCTCTTCGGGATTTTTGAAAAAAAGTGA
- a CDS encoding anti-sigma factor → MNVQEYIASGILELYVAGVLTEKENLEVAAYAQEYPEIMVEILAIENAILELTRKSSSVNPYSFDTLKPKLDNLESDTKVIPLKKETSNWTAYLGWAASILLAIGLFWVYTQNENLKSEIQLVEQQNQQLEQQIADSDASLEKTQDLLNTLRDKDISVIPLGGQEVSPSSYAKAYWNKQEEKVFIDAQGLPEPPNGFVYQVWSLKLSPLTPTSMGLLEDFATDDNKVFALNNPNDSEAFGITLEPAGGSKSPTLEQLYALGVVSTS, encoded by the coding sequence ATGAATGTTCAAGAATACATAGCGTCAGGGATATTGGAACTTTATGTTGCAGGTGTTCTTACAGAGAAAGAAAATCTGGAGGTAGCTGCCTATGCACAGGAATATCCTGAAATCATGGTTGAAATACTAGCCATTGAGAATGCCATTTTGGAATTGACTCGAAAAAGTAGTTCCGTGAATCCGTATTCTTTTGATACGCTAAAACCTAAATTGGACAACTTGGAATCCGATACCAAAGTGATTCCTCTGAAAAAGGAAACTTCTAATTGGACGGCTTATTTAGGTTGGGCCGCTTCCATACTACTGGCTATTGGCTTATTCTGGGTTTATACTCAAAATGAGAATTTAAAATCTGAAATTCAGCTCGTAGAACAACAAAATCAGCAATTGGAACAACAAATTGCAGATTCTGATGCTTCCCTGGAAAAAACCCAGGATTTATTGAACACCTTAAGGGACAAGGATATTTCCGTAATTCCATTGGGCGGACAAGAAGTATCACCGTCCTCCTATGCTAAGGCGTACTGGAACAAGCAGGAAGAAAAGGTTTTTATAGATGCCCAAGGTTTGCCTGAACCACCCAATGGTTTTGTCTATCAGGTCTGGTCGCTAAAACTTTCACCCTTGACTCCAACAAGTATGGGATTATTGGAAGATTTTGCCACGGATGACAACAAGGTATTTGCTCTAAATAATCCTAACGATTCCGAGGCCTTTGGTATAACCTTGGAACCCGCCGGAGGTAGCAAATCCCCTACTTTAGAGCAATTATATGCCTTGGGTGTTGTCTCCACATCCTAA
- a CDS encoding S9 family peptidase, producing the protein MKKIAILLILALVWGCKEETKENSGNSMSKKVKSYTIEQMMDNEAIGGGSFSHDNSKLLISSNRSGIYNMYTVPLEGGEMMPVTQSDSSSVFAISYFPKDDRMLFRMDGNGDEIYHIYIKNLNGSITDLTPDTGARASFHSWAEDKKSFFFTSNKRDSRFMDLYQMDFLNYTPKMIYKNDDGFDIGDLSDDEKYLSLSKSINTNDSDLFLYNLQAKTQTQINEEQSANSSQDFSPDNSALYYTTDLDNEFSYLMKYDIATGERTKVMERDWDIMGSYFTENGTYQVTYINEDAKNTIEVMETATGKNIELPSFPNMDITNVGFSDDEKWMRFYAGGSQTPSNLYVYNLETKEQKQLTHVLNPEIEQDDLVTAEVIRYKSFDGLEIPAIYYKPKQASVDSKVPALVWVHGGPGGQSRQNFSSFIQYLVNHGYAVLAVNNRGSSGYGKSFYKMDDLNHGDKDLKDCVEGKNWLASQPEIDAEKIGIIGGSYGGYMTMAALTYTPEEFAVGVNLFGVTNWIRTLRSIPPWWESFKDALYLELGDPNSADSVRLKAISPLFHTDKVTKPLIVLQGSKDPRVLQVESDEIVAGVKKNGVPVEYVLFEDEGHGFVKKENQIEAYSRVLQFLDVYLKGDAGTPIKDGESMESDI; encoded by the coding sequence ATGAAAAAAATTGCCATATTATTGATTTTAGCCCTCGTTTGGGGCTGCAAGGAGGAAACCAAGGAAAACTCGGGTAACTCAATGTCCAAAAAAGTTAAGTCCTATACCATTGAACAAATGATGGACAATGAGGCCATAGGCGGTGGAAGTTTTTCACACGACAACTCCAAGCTTTTAATTTCTAGCAACCGCTCCGGAATTTATAACATGTACACCGTTCCCTTGGAAGGAGGTGAAATGATGCCCGTTACCCAATCGGACAGTTCTTCGGTATTCGCTATTTCCTATTTCCCGAAAGATGACCGCATGCTCTTTAGGATGGACGGTAACGGGGACGAAATCTACCATATCTATATCAAAAACCTCAATGGTAGTATCACGGATCTTACTCCGGATACAGGCGCTAGGGCCAGTTTTCATTCTTGGGCGGAGGACAAGAAAAGTTTCTTTTTTACCTCCAACAAACGGGATTCCCGATTCATGGATCTTTACCAAATGGATTTTCTCAACTATACTCCAAAGATGATCTATAAAAACGATGACGGATTTGATATTGGGGATTTAAGCGATGACGAAAAGTATCTTTCACTCTCAAAATCCATAAACACCAACGATTCCGACCTGTTTTTATATAATTTACAGGCCAAGACCCAAACCCAGATCAATGAGGAACAAAGTGCAAATAGTAGTCAGGATTTTTCACCGGACAACAGTGCACTTTACTATACAACTGATTTGGACAATGAATTTTCCTATCTGATGAAGTATGATATTGCAACCGGAGAACGAACCAAGGTCATGGAGCGCGATTGGGATATCATGGGCAGTTATTTTACCGAAAACGGAACCTATCAGGTAACCTATATCAACGAAGATGCGAAAAACACCATTGAGGTGATGGAAACGGCCACGGGAAAAAATATAGAACTTCCTTCCTTTCCAAATATGGACATTACCAACGTTGGTTTTTCTGATGATGAAAAATGGATGCGATTCTATGCCGGAGGTTCACAAACACCTAGCAATCTATATGTTTATAATTTAGAGACCAAGGAGCAAAAACAATTGACCCATGTGTTAAACCCGGAAATAGAACAGGACGACTTGGTTACGGCCGAAGTAATTCGGTACAAATCCTTTGATGGATTGGAAATTCCGGCCATTTACTATAAGCCGAAACAGGCTTCGGTAGATAGCAAGGTACCTGCTTTAGTTTGGGTCCATGGAGGTCCAGGAGGGCAGTCCAGACAAAATTTCAGTTCTTTTATCCAGTATTTGGTCAACCATGGTTATGCCGTATTAGCAGTAAATAACCGTGGAAGTAGTGGTTACGGGAAGTCCTTTTATAAAATGGACGACCTAAACCATGGTGATAAGGATCTTAAGGACTGTGTGGAAGGCAAGAATTGGCTGGCCTCACAACCGGAAATAGATGCTGAAAAAATAGGAATTATTGGTGGTTCCTACGGAGGTTATATGACGATGGCCGCATTGACCTATACTCCAGAAGAGTTTGCCGTAGGTGTGAATCTTTTTGGTGTAACCAACTGGATCAGGACGTTACGAAGCATTCCACCCTGGTGGGAATCCTTTAAGGACGCCCTGTATTTGGAACTGGGTGATCCCAATAGTGCGGATTCCGTCCGTCTCAAAGCAATCTCACCCTTGTTCCATACGGACAAGGTGACCAAGCCCCTCATTGTACTGCAAGGATCCAAGGACCCCAGAGTGCTCCAGGTAGAGTCGGATGAAATTGTTGCCGGGGTCAAAAAAAATGGCGTTCCCGTGGAATACGTGCTATTTGAGGATGAAGGCCATGGATTCGTAAAAAAGGAAAATCAGATCGAGGCCTACAGCAGGGTACTACAATTTTTGGATGTCTATCTAAAGGGCGACGCAGGTACGCCCATTAAGGACGGTGAATCTATGGAAAGCGATATTTAA
- a CDS encoding VOC family protein — translation MINSSKHPITPDIINGIQQVGIGVSDTKAVFNWYRKHLGFDILLFKDEAPATLMTRYTQEEVCHRNAYLSLNMHGGGGLEIWQFTSRTPEKPKNPIILGDLGINAMKLRTNDIEASYASLMKLNLEYLTAPIVNKKTGTSFYFQDPWDNLVEVVQDRYRFSKTKQSIGGVLGAVIGVSQISDAIRFYKELLGYGKVLSEETIKIPQNTNSDKAGLYRKVVLAHSRPKIGGFGELLGPTQIELLQALDRNPIKIFENRLWGDLGYIHLCFDVHGMEKLRERATRLGYPFTVDSANSFDMGDAAGHFSYVEDPDGTLIEFVETHKVPIFKPLGLYLNLKNRNPTKPLPKWLVRTLGFHRISKDI, via the coding sequence ATGATAAACTCATCAAAACACCCTATAACTCCTGATATAATCAATGGCATTCAGCAAGTAGGAATTGGTGTATCCGATACCAAGGCTGTTTTCAATTGGTACAGAAAGCATCTGGGGTTTGATATATTGTTATTTAAGGACGAAGCCCCGGCAACCCTTATGACCCGATACACCCAAGAAGAGGTCTGCCATAGAAATGCCTATCTATCCTTGAATATGCATGGAGGCGGGGGATTGGAAATTTGGCAATTTACGAGTCGGACTCCGGAAAAGCCTAAAAACCCTATCATTTTAGGCGATTTGGGAATCAACGCGATGAAATTAAGAACCAACGACATTGAAGCCAGTTACGCCTCTTTAATGAAATTAAACCTTGAATACTTAACGGCACCCATCGTAAACAAGAAAACTGGAACTTCATTCTATTTTCAAGACCCTTGGGACAATTTGGTGGAGGTTGTACAGGATAGATATCGCTTTTCCAAAACAAAACAGAGTATTGGTGGTGTTCTGGGAGCCGTTATAGGAGTGTCACAGATTTCGGACGCTATCCGGTTTTATAAAGAATTATTAGGATATGGTAAAGTGCTAAGCGAAGAGACCATAAAAATTCCGCAGAATACGAACTCCGATAAAGCTGGCCTTTATCGAAAAGTGGTATTGGCGCATTCAAGACCCAAAATAGGAGGCTTTGGAGAGTTATTGGGACCAACGCAAATAGAATTGCTGCAGGCCTTGGATAGGAATCCCATCAAAATTTTTGAGAATAGACTTTGGGGAGATTTGGGATATATTCATTTATGCTTTGATGTCCACGGTATGGAAAAGCTTAGGGAACGAGCGACAAGATTGGGTTATCCTTTTACTGTGGATAGTGCCAATAGTTTTGATATGGGGGATGCGGCAGGCCATTTTAGCTATGTAGAAGATCCGGATGGAACCTTGATAGAGTTTGTGGAAACCCATAAGGTTCCCATTTTTAAACCATTGGGACTGTACTTGAACTTAAAAAACCGAAATCCGACCAAACCCTTGCCAAAATGGTTGGTAAGGACATTGGGCTTTCATAGAATATCCAAGGATATTTAA